DNA sequence from the Streptomyces sp. CA-210063 genome:
CGAGCCAGCGTCCGTCGCTGCTGCGGTAGAGCTTGCGCGGGGGCCGCGGAGTGTCGACTGGCAGTGCTGCGGCTTCCGGCATGCCATCGATGTTCACACGCACGGCGGAACGAGGCATCAGGGTCGACCCCCGAGACGCCCCTGATCTTCGGCCAAGCCATGATCGAACACATCCCTCGGGCGGATATCAGGGTTCGACCAGGGTCATCCCGACTGCCATCGGACCGGCTCGGCGGTCACGATGGACGCATGACGGATCACCAGCACGCGGCAGCGGAGCAGGGCCCCGGCTCGGGTCCGCACTCCCGGCGGCCCCCCGCCGAGCCGCAGGACGCCGCGCCCCCACCGGGCACGGTCAAGGAGCCGCGCGCACACGAGGACGCGGGCGCGGGAACGGATCAAGCGGCCACCGCCGACCCGGCCGGGGCTGCGGGCCCGCCCGCCCCCGGCGATCCGGCGGGCGCCCCCGCCGCTCCGCACAGGTTCCGCCGTGACCGGCGGTACAAAATGCTGGGCGGTGTCTGTGCGGGGCTCGGGCGGCAGTGCGACATGGACCCGGTGATCTTCCGGGTGGTGCTCGCGGTGCTCTCCGCGACCGGCGGCTTCGGCCTCATCTTCTACGGCTTCGCCTGGCTCTTCGTCCCGTACGACGACGAGGAGGAGAACGAGGTACGCAAGCTGCTGACCGGCCGGGTCGACGGCCATGCCCTGGCCGCCGTGCTCTTCGCGCTGGTCGGCTGCGGCGTCTTCCTCACCCTGCTGAGCAACACCACCGTGCTGACCTTCTCCGTGGTCGTCTCCCTGCTCCTGGCCGGCGCGGGGTACTGGTCGCAGCACCGTGGCGCCCCCGACCCCGATCCGCTCGCCGCGCACGCCGTGGCCGACGCCCCGCCGGAGGCCCAGGCGCCGCCCGTGGCCACCGCCTACCCCTCCTGGTGGCGCGACCCGATAGTCAAGGACGGGACGTATGTGGGCGGCACGGGCTATCTGTGGGGGCCGGGGGAGCCCCGCGACCGGGACATGGCGGCGGCCGTCAACATCGCCCGGGGGGTACCGACCTCCCGCCAGGACATACGCACCGCGCGCCCGCCGAAGCCACGTGGGCCGCGCTGGACAGGTGGCTGGGTCTTCCTGCTGGCGCTGCTCGCCGGCGCCGTCGGTACCGGCGCGACCTGGGAGGACCGCACACTCGCCGCCAGCA
Encoded proteins:
- a CDS encoding PspC domain-containing protein, with amino-acid sequence MTDHQHAAAEQGPGSGPHSRRPPAEPQDAAPPPGTVKEPRAHEDAGAGTDQAATADPAGAAGPPAPGDPAGAPAAPHRFRRDRRYKMLGGVCAGLGRQCDMDPVIFRVVLAVLSATGGFGLIFYGFAWLFVPYDDEEENEVRKLLTGRVDGHALAAVLFALVGCGVFLTLLSNTTVLTFSVVVSLLLAGAGYWSQHRGAPDPDPLAAHAVADAPPEAQAPPVATAYPSWWRDPIVKDGTYVGGTGYLWGPGEPRDRDMAAAVNIARGVPTSRQDIRTARPPKPRGPRWTGGWVFLLALLAGAVGTGATWEDRTLAASMQTGLACALTVFGLGIALSAFLGRTGAGSIFLAVVTAGLLACTAALPANITTDWVRTEWTPRSTESVAARYELGTGVGTLDLSKVDVAKGETLATSVEVGAGKVKVVVPPDVTVRLDIEVGLGDIQLPGDDKEDVDVAPDRSDRLTLPPAKGSDSGGAITIDLEVGLGQAEVARAAA